A stretch of DNA from Aliarcobacter thereius LMG 24486:
AAAAGTGATAAATCTAATCCGTTTTGGTTTATTAAAATATCTTCTATTTTAAAGTTTGCCAATTCAAATACTTTTCTTGCTGTTTTATAAGAAGGAGATTCAATAGCAATTTTTTCTGTAAATTTTTTTAAAATAGTTGATAAAAGAAATAAACTATCAGTAAATCCACTTGTAAGAATGATTTGTTCAGATTTACAAATAACATTTCTTGAAGCTAAAAGATATTTAGCTAACTCTTCTCTAAGTTCTACTTCTCCTTGAATATCATGATAAATTCCATAGTTTATATCATTTTTTAAAGCTTTATTATAAAGTTTTAACCAAGTTTTTTTAGGAAAAGAGTTTTTATCAAGACTTGCAGGAAAAAAATCTATTTTGTAATTATTGCTTTTTTCTTTATTGAACTTCTTTTCATTTAAATTTACTTGAAAGTTTTGAATAATATCTTCACAAATAAAATAGCCAATGTTTTTTTTACTTTCTATATAACCTTCTGCATAGAGTTGATTATATGCATTTTGTACTGTTGTTTTACTCAAATTATATTCATTTGATAGTTTTCTAATAGAAGGCAGTTTTGCTCCTGCTTGTAATTTACTTTCTATATCATTTTTTAATTGTTTATAAAGTTGCATATAAAGAGGTGAATTATTATCAAATTTATACAAAAGTGTCCTTCTTAGAAAAATAAAAAGTGTATCTTTTTAAAGATACAGAATATTGATATTATATGATTGAAATACTTAAAAAGGAAAAATATGAATAATAAAATAGAATCTATTTTAAATTACGAAGGAGTTTTTAGTATTGTAGCAAAAGGTAATGATTTTCCACATATTGTAAATACTTGGAATAGTTTTGTTATTTTTAAAGATAATAATTTATTTGTTCCAGTTGGAGAAATGAATAAAATGGAAGAGATATTAGAAAAAGACAATAGAGTAATTGTTGTTATTGGAACAAGAGAACTTATGGGACTTCATGGAATGGGTATGGGTATTAAAATAATCGGAAAAGCTATAATATCACAAGATATAAAAGAGAGTGAAATAATAAAAGATAAATATGAGTGGGCAAGAGCAGTTATGAAAATAGAAATTGTGGAAGCTTATCAAACAACTTAAAAGGATAAAAATGAGAAGAGAAGAGTTTTATAAAAAACCAATAAAACCATAGAGAGTTTTACTCTTTATGGTTTATAAAAATTATTTAGCTTTTTTAAGTTTTAGATTTAAAATGAAATAAGCAGTTATTCCAAGAACTAATCCCCAGAAAGCTCCACTAATACCAAATATATTTATATTTGCAGCAGTTGCTAAAAATGTAATAACAGCTGCTTCTCTAGTATTTTCTTCACTCATAGCGCTTGAAAGACTTCCTGTAATTGTACTTAAAAGAGCAAGACCTGCTAAAGAGCTAATAAATGTTGCTGGGAAAGCTGCAAATATAGCAGCAAGAGTAACTCCAAAAAGACCAACAATAATATAAAATATACCAGCTGTAACTCCTGCTATCCATCTTTTAGACGGATCTTCGTGCGCTTCTTTTCCTGTACAAATTGCTGAAGCTATTGAAGATAAGTTAAAAGCATGAGAACCAAAAGGAGCCATAATTATAGAACCAACTCCTGTAATTGCTAAAATTGGTTTTGCTTTAGTTTTAAATCCATCATTTTTTAAAATTATTAATCCAGGCATATATTGACCTGTTAAAGTGATTAAAAATAGTGGTAATGCAACACTTAATGTAGCATTCATTGAAAATGTAGGTTCAGTAAACAATGGATAAGCTAATTTAAATTCAAACCCAGCAAAATTTACTTGAGATTGTAAAGTTAAAATAATAAATCCAAAAACCAAAACAGAAACAATTGCATATCTTGGAGAAAATCTTTTTGTAAGAAGATAGATAATAAATAGAGATATTGCTAAAACAGGAGTAATTGACATATTTAAAAATGCAGCAATACCAAATTGTAATAAAATACCAGCTAATAAACCAGATGCAATTCCAGGTGGAATAAGTTTAATTAACTTCTCAAAATATCCTGAAAGTCCTAAAATAACAAATGCCAATGCTGAAATAATATATGCTCCAATTGCTTCAGAGTATGAAACTGTAACAAGAGCCGTAATTAAAAATGCTGCTGCTGGAGTACTCCAAGCTGTAATAATAGGCTCTTTTGTATACCAACTAAGAAGTATTCCAGTAATTCCTACACCAATAGAAATTGACCAAACCCAAGAAGCTGTCTGCTCTGGACTAAGTCCAGCCATTTGTGCTGCTTGAAAGATTAAAATAAATGTTCCACCATAATTAACAATAACTGAAATTAGACCAGCCATTATTGGGGGAACAACTGATGCTTTTTTGCCCATTTAAATACTCCTTTTCGAAAATCTTACAAGTATAATTATTTTAGTAAGAATTAACAATCCAAAAATTGCTATTTTTGCTGGAATTATAATCATCTTAATATAAAAATGAAGTAAGCTAACAATAGTTTTTAGTATAAATATATATTAATTATTAAATTTGTAAAATCATTTATGATAAATTAATCTAAAAAATAGGAATATAATAAATATGAGAAAAATCAAACTATTTACAGATTCAAGTGTAAATCCACAAAAAAAGATAGGATTTGGAGCTTTTTTAGAAGTTTCTGATGAAAATCTAATTTTTGATGTTTTAAGAAAAAATATAAAAATAAAAAAATTTGAAGATACAAGTTCAACAAAACTTGAATTAGAGACTTTGATTTGGGCTTTAGATGAGATTTCTGTAATAGATGAAAATAGTCAAATAGAAGTTTATACAGACTGTCAAAATATAATAAGTTTACAAAATAGAAGAGAAAAGTTTGAAATAAATGACTATAAAACTTCAACTGGAAAAACTATAAATAATTATGAATTATATAAACTATTTTTTGAAAAAACAGATGAAATAAATATTGAATTTATAAAGGTAAAAGGACATAAAAAAAGTAGTTTAAAAGATGAAATTGATAAAGTATTTAATCTTGTAGATAGAGCTTCAAGAAATGCTTTAAGAAAAAATATATGATTATATTTCAAAAATATTAAAGAATTAAATAGGCATCAGATAGATTTGAATAAGCAAAGAAAATATTTGAAATAGAATAAATAGCTAAGTTATAAAAAGGAAAATAAAATGTTTAGAAAAGTATTTGTAAGTTTGGTTTTATTCATTGGATTTAGTTTTGGAAATACTTTAGAAGATGGCTTTGAAGAATACAAAAATGGTAATTATAAAAAAGCATTTGATATTTGGTATGAGTTAGCAAATAATGGAGATGCAGGTTCTCAGTATAATATTGCACTTATGTATCAAAAAGGAGAAGTTGTAGTACAAAATTTTGATAAAGCTATTGAATGGTACGAAAAATCATCTAATCAGAATTTTGTAGCATCTCAATTTAATTTAGGAATTATATATTTAAATAAAAATGATTATAAAAATGCTATAAATTTATTTGAAAAGGCGTCTAATAATGGAGATATGAATGCACAGTATAATTTAGCTAGTATTTATGAAAATGGAGTTGGTGTAGAAAAAAATCACGAAAAAGCTTTGATATTATTTGAAAAATCAGCAAATCAGGGACAAATGATGGCTCAGCATTACTTAGGTAGTATGTATAATCAAAAAAGAGATTATGAGAAAGCAGTATATTGGATTGAAAAATCTGCAAATCAATCTTATGCACCAGCACAATTTGATTTTGGAGTTATGTTTAAAAATGGATTTGGAATATCACAAGATTTTAATAAAGCTATTGAATGGTATGAAAAATCTGCAAAACAAGGATTTCCATCTGCTCAAACTAATCTTGGTGTAATGTACTATCATGGATATGGAATTAAGCAAAATTATAAAAAAGCAAAAGAGTGGTTTAAAAAAGCTTGTGATAGCGGAGATATAGAAGGTGGTTGTAATAATTATAAAATGCTTGATGATGCTGGTTATTGAATTTTTAGAAAATTTTACACAAAAAACAACCATTTCCATAATGTTGTTTTGAATATTATAATTTTGAATGACAAACTATCAAAGCGTGATATTCTTGATAAACTATAAGTAACTCTTTTTCATCTTTTATCTCTTCTTTTAGATTATTTTCCATAAGTTTCATATAGTTTATTATAAATTGTAAATATTTTATTTATATTAACTTTTTTTTTGAAGCTTCAAATTCAAGTAAATTTTCTTTTCTCTCAATTCCCCATCTATATCCACTCATTGCACCACTTTTTGCTATTACTCTATGACAAGGGATTAAATATCCAATATGATTTTGACCAATTGCATTTGCAACAGCTCTTACAGCTTTTGGTTTTTCTAAAATATTTGCAATATCACTATAAGTTGCAATCTCTCCATTTGGAATATTTATTAAAGCTTTCCAAACATTTATTTGAAGATTTGTTCCTTTTACAAAAAGAGGGTATTTTTTATTTTTTATAAAGATATTTTCCAAATATTCATTTGCTAGTTTTTCATCAAAAACTAAATTTGCATTTTCCCAAAGTTCATTAAATCTTTGAAAAATATCTTTTTTGTTGTGGTCATAAAAACCTAAATAACAAATTCCTTTAGATGTAAAACCAATTAAAGCCTCACCAAAAGGAGTTTTTCCAAATCCATAAGTTATTTGTACATCTTTACCTTTTTCTTTCCACTCTTTTGGAGTAACACCAATTAGATTTACAAAAAGTTCATGAAGACGGCTAGAGCTAGAAAGTCCAATATCTAAACTACTATCAAGAATAGATTTAGACTCTTTTATATGTTCTTTTGCATAGTTTAAAGTAACACTATGCAAAAATTGTTGAGGAGTAAGACCTACATACTCTTTAAATACTCTTATAAAATGGTATTTACTCATACCTACATTTTTTGCTACTTCATCGACACTTGGATGAGATTTAAAATTCTCATCTATGTATCTTATAGCTTTTTCAATCTGTTTATAAGTAGTATTTAATGTATCCATCAATACTCCTTTTCTTTTCTAATAAGTTGATTTAGAGTAGATAATGAATTGATTAGCTAGAGATTCAAGTTCTTTACTAATTTTAGCTTGTAAAGAAGAATCTTCAATATTATCTAAAACATCACAAATTTTATTTGCAATAAACTCAAACTCTTTCTCTTTCATTCCACGAGCAGTTAATGCTGGACTACCAATTCTAATACCTGAAGTTACAAATGGGCTTCTTGTTTCTCCTGGAACTGTATTTTTATTTACAGTAATTCCAGCATTACCTAAAGCAGCATCTGCATCTTTACCTGAGAAAGGTTTATTTAAAAATGATACTAAAACCAAGTGATTATCTGTTCCATCACTTACTATATCATATCCTCTTTTAATAAGAACATCAGCTAATACTTTAGCATTTGCTTTTACTTGTTTTGCATAATCTTTCCATTTTGGATCTAAAACTTCTTTAAATGCAACAGCTTTTGCAGCAATTACATGCATAAGTGGTCCACCTTGAAGTCCTGGGAATATTGCACTATTTACTTTTTTAGCAATATCTTCATCATTTGTCATAATAACTCCACCTCTTGGTCCT
This window harbors:
- a CDS encoding benzoate/H(+) symporter BenE family transporter, with translation MGKKASVVPPIMAGLISVIVNYGGTFILIFQAAQMAGLSPEQTASWVWSISIGVGITGILLSWYTKEPIITAWSTPAAAFLITALVTVSYSEAIGAYIISALAFVILGLSGYFEKLIKLIPPGIASGLLAGILLQFGIAAFLNMSITPVLAISLFIIYLLTKRFSPRYAIVSVLVFGFIILTLQSQVNFAGFEFKLAYPLFTEPTFSMNATLSVALPLFLITLTGQYMPGLIILKNDGFKTKAKPILAITGVGSIIMAPFGSHAFNLSSIASAICTGKEAHEDPSKRWIAGVTAGIFYIIVGLFGVTLAAIFAAFPATFISSLAGLALLSTITGSLSSAMSEENTREAAVITFLATAANINIFGISGAFWGLVLGITAYFILNLKLKKAK
- a CDS encoding tetratricopeptide repeat protein, coding for MFRKVFVSLVLFIGFSFGNTLEDGFEEYKNGNYKKAFDIWYELANNGDAGSQYNIALMYQKGEVVVQNFDKAIEWYEKSSNQNFVASQFNLGIIYLNKNDYKNAINLFEKASNNGDMNAQYNLASIYENGVGVEKNHEKALILFEKSANQGQMMAQHYLGSMYNQKRDYEKAVYWIEKSANQSYAPAQFDFGVMFKNGFGISQDFNKAIEWYEKSAKQGFPSAQTNLGVMYYHGYGIKQNYKKAKEWFKKACDSGDIEGGCNNYKMLDDAGY
- a CDS encoding ribonuclease HI, which translates into the protein MRKIKLFTDSSVNPQKKIGFGAFLEVSDENLIFDVLRKNIKIKKFEDTSSTKLELETLIWALDEISVIDENSQIEVYTDCQNIISLQNRREKFEINDYKTSTGKTINNYELYKLFFEKTDEINIEFIKVKGHKKSSLKDEIDKVFNLVDRASRNALRKNI
- a CDS encoding FMN-binding protein, with amino-acid sequence MNNKIESILNYEGVFSIVAKGNDFPHIVNTWNSFVIFKDNNLFVPVGEMNKMEEILEKDNRVIVVIGTRELMGLHGMGMGIKIIGKAIISQDIKESEIIKDKYEWARAVMKIEIVEAYQTT
- a CDS encoding bifunctional transcriptional activator/DNA repair enzyme AdaA is translated as MDTLNTTYKQIEKAIRYIDENFKSHPSVDEVAKNVGMSKYHFIRVFKEYVGLTPQQFLHSVTLNYAKEHIKESKSILDSSLDIGLSSSSRLHELFVNLIGVTPKEWKEKGKDVQITYGFGKTPFGEALIGFTSKGICYLGFYDHNKKDIFQRFNELWENANLVFDEKLANEYLENIFIKNKKYPLFVKGTNLQINVWKALINIPNGEIATYSDIANILEKPKAVRAVANAIGQNHIGYLIPCHRVIAKSGAMSGYRWGIERKENLLEFEASKKKLI